From the genome of Campylobacter concisus:
AAGCTGGCGACGAGCTTGAAGTAAAGATCATTAAAATCGACAGCGCTGAGCAAAAAATTTCTCTAAGCCTAAAAGATCTAAAACAAAGTCCAGTTCAAGCATTTGCTGATAAATTTAATGTAGGCGATATCGTAAAAGGAACAATTCGTGATATTAAAGACTTTGGCGTGTTTGTAGAGCTTGGTAATAACGTTGATGCGCTGATCCGCAAAGAAGATTTAGGTAGTGTAGATGTTAGCGCACTTAAGATCGGTGATGAGATTGAAGCAGCTATCGCATTTATCGATGAGAAGAAAAATAGAATTCGCCTTAGCATACGCCGTTTAGCAAAACAAAAAGAGCGTGAAGTGTTAAATGAGATCAATGATAACGACGATAAAGTAACACTTGGCGATATCATAAAAGAACAATTACTTTAGTTTAAATGGGCAGACGCGTACTTTTATTAGTAGTTGTCCTGCTATTTGTTATATTGGGTTTGGTTGGAATTTTTCTTGTTAAATTTGCAAGTATAAATTTCAGCCAAATATCTGAAGAAAATATCACAAATGAGCAAAATTTAACCAAAAGCACGACCAGCAATATTAACTGGATGAGTGAGCTAGCAACTATTAGAAAAAGAGATTATGTGTTGCCTGTAAATGAAATTTTTATAGAATACAACCGACCCAAAATAGAAAAACCAAAGATTACTGCATATGAGCTTTTGATAGATAAAAATGATATCTATTCAATGTTTTGTTTGATGCAGACTTTAAGAAAAAGCAAGGTCGATTTTACTGTTGTAAAAGATGGTGCAAAAAGCCAAATATTTTTAAATACTCAAGACTCTAAGCTTCTACAAAATATCATTTTAGAACTAAGAGTTTATGATATCCACTCAAGTGTGAGAGAGGTAAAATTATGAAAACTATCATTGTTTGCGATGCGATACATCCAGTAGGTTTTGAACTTTTAAAAAAAGAGCAAGATATAAACGTAATAGATGCAGTTAATACTCCTAAAGATGAACTTTTAAAAATTTTAGGTGAGGCGGATGTTGCTATAACAAGAAGCTCAACTGAAGTAAACGAGGCCTTTTTAAACGCTGGTAAAAAACTAAAAGCTATTGTTAGAGCTGGTGTTGGTGTAGATAATGTCGATATAGAAGGGTGCTCAAGGCGTGGCATAATAGCTATGAACGTTCCAACTGCAAACACTATTGCTGCGGTCGAGCTAACAATGGCTCATATGCTAGCTTCTGCTAGATCTCTTGAATACGCTCATAATGATCTAAAGCTAGATAGAATCTGGAAGCGTGAGAAGTGGTATGGGGTTGAGCTTTTTAAGAAAAAGCTTGGTGTGATCGGCTTTGGAAATATTGGCTCGAGAGTAGCTGTTCGTGCAAAAGCTTTTGGTATGGAGATCATTGCTTATGATCCATATATTGACCCATCTAAAGTTATCGATATGGGCGGTACTTATACTAAAAATTTTGATGATATTTTAGCATGTGATTTTATCACGATACATACACCAAAGACTAAAGAGACAACTGATATGATCGGCGCTAAAGAGATCGCAAAAATGAAAGATGGCGTAAGACTTATAAACTGCGCTAGAGGTGGTCTTTATAACGAAGAAGCGCTTTATGAAGGACTAAAAAGTGGCAAGATAGCATTTGCCGGTATTGATGTTTTTACAAAAGAGCCAGCAACTGATCATCCACTTCTTGATCTAAACAATGTAAGTGTCACACCGCATCTTGGAGCAAATACACTTGAGTCACAGCGAAATATCGCAGTAGAGGCAGTGGAGCAAGCTATTTTAGCAGCTCGCGGTATAAGCTATCCAAATGCGTTAAATTTACCTATAAAAACAGAAGATCTACCGCCATTTGTTGAGCCTTATATCGATCTTACAAGCAAGATGGCATTTCTTGCTGCACAGATCAATAAAAGCGCGATCAAGGCTATCCGCATAGAGACTCATGGGCAGATTAGCGAATATGCAAATTCAATGCTAACATTTGCAATCGTGGGCGCCTTAAAAGAGAGTCTTGGTGAAGCGATAAATTATGTAAATGCTAAATTTTTATGCGATGAAAAAGGTATAGTGACCGAAACTAGCCTTGGTGGAGATAGCATTTTTAAAAATAAAATTACCGTTCGCTTAACTACTGAAAATGGTATTGTAACCGTAGGTGGAACGGTATTTGGTGAAAATCAGCAACGTATCGTAACGATAAATGGTTTTAAGACTGACTTTAAACCAAAAGGCAAGATGATCATCTTTAAAAACCATGATGTGCCAGGCGTTATTGCTCAAATCAGTAAAATTTTAGCTGATGAAAAGATCAATATCGCAGACTTCCGCCTTGGTAGAGATGATCATAACATGGCGCTTGCTGTCATCTTGGTTGATGAACATATAAAAGCAGAAACGTTAGAGAGGCTAAACGCACTTGAAGCTTGCGTTTGGGCTCAATACGCAGTTATATAAAATTTTGAAAGGATAAAAAATGGCTTCATATTCAATGGGCGATCTAAAAAAGGGACTAAAGATCGAGATCGACGGCGTTCCTTATAAAATCGTAGAATATCAACACGTTAAACCGGGTAAAGGTGCAGCTTTTGTTCGTGCAAAAATCAAATCTTTTATCGATGGAAAAGTGCTTGAAAAGACTTTTCATGCAGGCGATAAATGTGAGCAACCACATCTTGAAGAAAAAGAGATGCAGTATCTTTATGATGATGGTGAATATTGTCAGTTTATGGATACGGTTACTTATGAACAAGTTGCTATTAGCGATGAGGATGTGGGTGATGTTAAAAAATGGATGATCGATGGCATGATGGTTGAAATTTTATTTCACAATGGCAATGCGATCGGCGTTGAAGTGCCACAAGTAGTTGAGCTAAAGATAGTTGAGACTCCACCAAATTTCAAGGGCGATACGCAAGGTGGTAAAAAGCCAGCTACTCTTGAGAGTGGTGCGGTAGTTCAGATACCATTTCACGTACTTGAGGGCGAGGTTATCCGTGTGGATACTGTTCGTGGCGAGTATATCGAGCGTGCAAATAAATAAAGCAGTTTAATCTTTCTTACTAAA
Proteins encoded in this window:
- a CDS encoding elongation factor P, which produces MASYSMGDLKKGLKIEIDGVPYKIVEYQHVKPGKGAAFVRAKIKSFIDGKVLEKTFHAGDKCEQPHLEEKEMQYLYDDGEYCQFMDTVTYEQVAISDEDVGDVKKWMIDGMMVEILFHNGNAIGVEVPQVVELKIVETPPNFKGDTQGGKKPATLESGAVVQIPFHVLEGEVIRVDTVRGEYIERANK
- a CDS encoding phosphoglycerate dehydrogenase, which translates into the protein MKTIIVCDAIHPVGFELLKKEQDINVIDAVNTPKDELLKILGEADVAITRSSTEVNEAFLNAGKKLKAIVRAGVGVDNVDIEGCSRRGIIAMNVPTANTIAAVELTMAHMLASARSLEYAHNDLKLDRIWKREKWYGVELFKKKLGVIGFGNIGSRVAVRAKAFGMEIIAYDPYIDPSKVIDMGGTYTKNFDDILACDFITIHTPKTKETTDMIGAKEIAKMKDGVRLINCARGGLYNEEALYEGLKSGKIAFAGIDVFTKEPATDHPLLDLNNVSVTPHLGANTLESQRNIAVEAVEQAILAARGISYPNALNLPIKTEDLPPFVEPYIDLTSKMAFLAAQINKSAIKAIRIETHGQISEYANSMLTFAIVGALKESLGEAINYVNAKFLCDEKGIVTETSLGGDSIFKNKITVRLTTENGIVTVGGTVFGENQQRIVTINGFKTDFKPKGKMIIFKNHDVPGVIAQISKILADEKINIADFRLGRDDHNMALAVILVDEHIKAETLERLNALEACVWAQYAVI